Genomic window (Equus asinus isolate D_3611 breed Donkey chromosome 13, EquAss-T2T_v2, whole genome shotgun sequence):
TTCATCAGTAAGATATTGGACAGCCCCTAGAATCTCTGGGAAAGCTGAGGAAGCAGGCTCAGGGGACAAACAGGAACAAAGGGAAGCTAAACACTCAGAACCCAGGCGAGCATGTCGCAGGGTGATTCTGGTGAGGACATCACTGTGGTCGCCCATAGCTGCCACCAGCACCACTGCCAGCACTGGCTGGGCGCTTCCCCTGCACAGTGGATGTTGTGGGTgataccaccaccaccagcaagATGAACTCTCCACTGTCCCTGCTTCTGGACATTACCAGCTCTCCATTGAAAGTCCTGGGTGGTTGTGTCTTATTGGCCAGCCCCAGGACAGCTGTAAGGGGAAAAGATCTTGCCGTACGGAGGTGACTTCcccaaatacagaaaagagattcTGCAGATGCTGGGCAGCCAAATACCAACAAGCGTCCCCTACAGAACGGGACTGCAGTGACAGCAAATTGCAGACCTGCCACCAGGGAGTGTTTTGAGTATGGGAGCAGTTGTATGGTAAAGTAGAAAAGGCAAGAGCCAGCAATTCAAAATTCTAGGTCCGAGCGCTGATACTGTCacatattagctgtgtgacttgggcaggTATAAATAAGCTTCTCTGGATTTTTGTCATGAATGGAATAATTTTCCTACCTACCTTGCAGGGCTGATGTGTGTATCAGATACATAATGTTGTGGACTTGGAAAGTTATACTATTACTGAGTAAATCCGTTTGCCTCTCAGGGTCCCAGGTGAcccatttgcaaaatgagaacaTTCCCCACATTGTAAGGCTATTGTGAAGTAAGCTAGAATATTATAAACGAATGGTTTACTTACAGATTGAAATTCTTCCATGTCTGGGAGGTGGTGGGTGGGACAGGAAGTGGGTAGGGACATAGAGGAGATAAAACTAACCATGAGTTGGTAAGTGTAACACCTGGTGGGTGGGCACATTATACCATTCTCTCCAAAATAGGATGGGTATATCTTCCataataaatgtcttttaaaatgaagggtcttggaaatacagagaagaaaCAGGCCACACTCTCCAAGTTTTACCACTGAGTGAGCGTTAGCCACGccccccctgcccccgcccccgcccccgcccccgcccccggcatTATATTTTCCCAGGTattgccttctttttctctctgcccaCGACCCTCCTCTCCGGGCTGGTGCCAATGTAAGGCTATACCTGGGAAACGCCGTTAGAGGTTAAACACTAGTTTGAAACAAAGacgaaaaccccaaagaatcaaccacaaaagaaaaacagaagtgcaGCGAGCGCACACTCCCTTAAGGGGCAGCCCGCGCCCGCGCTCCGTCCCGGTTCAGAGCAACCGTGCAGTTACTCTTTCCAGTGAAAAAAACGGACTCAAACTCAGCACCCACGGGCAGCTCTGCGTCCACCCGGCCCCGAGCCGGCCCAGGACGCCGGGTGGCTGCGGCTGTCCAGGGAAGGGGGCCGGCCGAGAGGGCAATCGCGTCGTGGCAGGGGCCCAGTAAGGGACACGAGCGTCCTGGTGCGGCGTTACAATCACAAGGCCGGTGCTTGATCACGATAATTAACTCCGCGAGGAGAGGCTCCGCCTGCGCTGGCAGGGCCTTCAGCTCCCCGTGAGGCCGGGCCCGCACACGGGCGGCCAGCCTTGCGATCTAAGTCACCCAGCGTCCCCTTAAAAAGCCGCCGCGCTGGGCCGGCACCGCCCATCGCCCGCCCGGCACGAGCATGGCGCCCAGCGGGGCGGAAGCGCTTCCGCCCCCAATCACGATGGCCGCGgcccggggccccgggcggaAGTGACCTGTCCGACGGCCGACCGGGCCACCATGGCGGCCGCGGCCGCCTCCCCCGCGCTGAAGCGGCTGGATCTGCGCGACCCCGCGGCGCTTTTCGAGACACATGGAGCGGAGGAGATCCGCGGGCTGGAGCGCCAGGTTCGGGCCGAGATCGAGCACAAGAAGGAGGAGCTGCGGCAGATGGTGGGCGAGCGGTACCGCGACCTGATCGAGGCGGCCGACACCATCGGCCAGATGCGCCGCTGCGCCGAGGGGCTGGTGGACGCCGTGAAGGCCACCGACCAGTACTGCGCGCGTCTCCGCCAGGCCGGCTCGGCCGCGCCCCGGCCGCCGCGGGACCCGCAGGTCAGTCCGGGACCCGGGATCCCTGCCCCTCGCCCTCCCACTCCGGCGGGTCAGTCCGGGAACCCGGATCCCCGACCCCAGCTCTCCCACCCGCGGGGCGGTCCCGGACCCGGGATCCCCGCCCTCCGCCCTGTGCCCTCCGCTCTCCCACTCCGGCGGGTCCGTCCCACAGGCTGCTGACCCCATTCAAAAAGCCCTTCAGCGTACGTATCTTCAGGAGCGTCCCTGACTCCCAGGCCCTGATGCCCTCACCTCATTGGCAGGTGCGCTGGGCTCTCCCTTCCTGCTTTCGGTGAAAACACCGGGATCTCTCTCGCTCCACAGTTCAGCTCATTCCCTGACATGGTCTTAGAACGGATTTCTTCTCCCTTATGTTGACACCTTCCCCCCAGCTCGTTTATTTCTCATCCCAGCCTtcgccccaccctcaccccacttGCAAGAATAACTCCTGCAATCCCAAAGAGCTTTTCTACCCTTTGCTAGAGGATAGTACCGGCCATCAAGCGATCGTCTTTTAATAGCGGAACATTTCATTCTAGGGAACTAAGGTTATTCTAATCAGGTTATATCCTAAATGCCCTTCCCTCCAAACTAATGTTAGACCTGATGTGGAAGGATGCGGCCCTAAACACGTCCTTAGACTGGAGCAGCATTTTGTGTTCCTAAGGAGTGTTGACTTGGGGATGACAGAGTGTAAGGTCCTGGAGGGTGAGAAAGCTGAACAAGGAATTTGTGCTTATAAACCTGAGAGAAGAACCTTACAGCGACATGGAAGAAGGAATTGCAAAAGTACAATTTAGCTCCAGTTTGGAACTTTTTAAAACAACCTGGGTTTTAGAAGAATCCAGGTCAGCAGGCTGGGCTCTCACAGTGGAACTGTAGAAGGTTGGAAATACTTCGCTAACTTTTAAAATGACAGACCTGGTCCATCTGTAAGCTGTGTATTTAGCATGCGTCCCACGGTAGGTGGCCAGCCTTTGCTATAACTGAGTCATGCTTCAAGGTTTATTAAAAAGCTAACTTGTACTGTGCCTGACAttagaaatgtgtttatttttatagttgttATATCTGATTTATTTTCAGTCAAACTCACAAAACTTTGAGTGCCTTCTGTGTCCAAggcacaaagaaacagaagtccCCCAATTCTGGTTCTGAAGGATCTTACCATCTAGGCGAAGAATTAAATCCATGGAAAGTtgataagaaaaatgtaaataatttagaTAACAGGAAAAACCATTTTAGGGTAACGGACGGTTGATTCCCAAAATAATTGTGTATACTTCCCATAAGAATTCTGAAGGAAGTCACTTTCCGCTCGGGCTCTTCTCAGTAAAGAAGGGCCTTTCGGACAGGGGAGATTGGACTGTGGGTCTGGGATATGTAAAGACACTTAAAACCAGGTATCAGTTTGATTAAAGCAGATATCCTCAGCCTTGGtgctgttgacatttggggctggttTGTTCTTtgttgtcctgtgcattgtaggatgtttacaagaatccctggcctctgcccactagaagCCAGTAGTGCCCTCCACCCCTGTTGTGataataaaaatgtctccagatattgccagatGTTTCCTGGAGGATGCAATcacacccacacccccacccccccaaccctgCCCCGACACACACAAGAACCAAGGGATTCGAGGGCCCTGGAAGAAAGTGGGGGAAGAACAGGAAGTCCTCGACCACTAGGCTTAGATACAAGCAGTGAGGAGCCTTTAAGAACTGAGCAAAGATGTGACCTAAATGGCCTTTGAAGAAGGTTAATGTGACAGCAAAGGAAAAGGATAGATGGGTGGGTAGAGAATGAACACAGCACAGATGAGATGTTTTGGGATTAATCTAAGTGTGAGATGATGACCTGCGTTAGGTTCATGGAAGTGATAGCAGATGGTAGCTAGGTAGTGAGAAAGTCACAGAACCATCGGAAGGACATGAATTTCCTGGGAATTTGGGAGCATGGTGGTGGTATATGCCGAGATACAGAGAGAGATAAGAGATCTAAAATTTTTGATAGGGAGATGAATTTAATGTTACGTATACTGATTATGGAATGGCAGTCAAACTTGCCAGGTAGCAGCAGAAAAGGCTCAAATGAGATTCAGGGAATGGTGAGGACTAAAAATAATGATGTGATAGTAGTGTTCTGCTGAGAGGTAATATCTGAGCGAAGAGCATCCTGAAGTAAGAGGACAGACTGAGATGAGTAGAGGCATGAGGGCTGAACCGGATAAAGATTTGGTGGACGGTTGCTGAAGAGAAACAGCCAGCAAAGAAGTCCGTGATGCGCTCCAAGAAGCAGGAGAAGATGTAGGACGGCTGGTcatgagaaaagggaaggagaaagctaGCCTGAGTGGTGGTCCCTAGGGCTCTGTGCCCTTGGGACCTTACGAGGGTCACGGGTAACCAGACTGTGAGGTGACCAGATGAAGTTTGCCTCTCCATGGGGCTGAGCAAGGGCGCACGCAACTGATAGGAAAAACCAATGGGGTTGTACAGCACTCCTGACTCAAGCAATTTGACTACACTGAACTTTGATGCCTGGCTGAGTGGCAGTGAATCAGGCTTAAGGAAAGCTTTGTGCCCTAGAATAACGCCAGGTTTCTCCCAAGCCTGCCAAATGCTGACCTTGCCTTTGTTTGTTCTGACTTAGTTCTGTGCCTTTCCCTGCAGCCGCAGCAGCCATCCCAGGAGAAGTTCTACAGCATGGCTGCCCAGATCAAGCTCCTCTTAGAAATTCCTGAGAAGATCTGGAGCTCGATGGAGGCCTCGCAGTATCTCCACGCCACACAGCTCTACCTGCTCTGCTGTCACCTTCACAATCTGCTCCAGCTGGATTCTTCTGGTTCCCAATGCAGCCCCGTCCTCTCCCGATTCCCCATACTCATCCGGCAGGTGGCAGCTGCCAGCCACTTCCGGTAAGTGGATCCAGCACAAAGACCTTCCCTGGTGATGGCCACACTTCACCACAATGTTATGGAATGTCTTCTTCCCTGTTATACCAAGTTTCTTCTCCCAGGATGTGGAAAATTCCCTGCTGACCTCTGTCATCATCTCTCTAGGTCAACCATTCTGCATGAAAGCAAGATGCTGCTCAAGTGCCAAGCCGTGTCTGACCAAGCTGTCGCTGAGGCCCTGTGCTCTGTGATGCTCTTAGAAGAGAGTTCTCCTCGCCAGGCCCTCGCCGACTTCCTGTTGGCCAGAAAGGCAGCTATTCAGAAACTTCTCAGCCAGCCACACCATGGTGGGTGTGGCTTTTTCCCAAAATTTGGTCCTTAAACATGTGAATAGAGAAAGATGAGCTGAGGGAGACAAGCATCCAAAGCGTTCTCTGTTTTTGACTTTAGTAAATTGTTTAAAAGAGGCTGGTTTCTTCTCTTAGGTGCTGGTATCAAGTCTCAGATTTGCTCACTAGTGGAGTTACTGGCCACTACTTTGAACCAAGCTCATGCCCTTTTCTACACTTTGCCGGAAGGCCTGCTGCCAGATCCATCCCTGCCATGTGGCCTGCTCCTCTCGACTCTGGAGACCATCACAGGCCAGCATCCTACCGGTGAGCTCTTAGCCaccctttttattttctggttcattcaggtaatatttactgagcatctaccatCTGCCAgcttctgtgccaggctctggggatacAGCTGTGAACTGGACAAGTATGGACCCCAACTTCGAGGGTCATAGGCTAGTGGTAGAGGCAGATATTGAACTCACAGATACACAAATATCTGCTTAATATCAATGTTGGTCATTGCTACAAAGGCAAAATACAAGTTGACTTGGGAGCGTTGAATGGAGGGACCTCACCAAGATCAGAAAAGAATTCCCTGGAGAAGGGACATTTGAACTGAAACCTGAAGGTTGAGTAGGAGTTAGTCGGGCAAAGAAGGCAAGGATGAGAGAGCtgcaggaaagggaggaggatgtgcaaatgtcctgaggcaAGGAAGATATTAGTGtatttgaggaactgaaagaaagcaGATGAGGCTGAGGGGTATTGGGTGAGGGGAAGAGCAGCATGAGAAGAGACGTGGCCGGTCTGTCAGATGTGACCAAATGATGCAGCCATGTGGACCAGGCTGGAGAGTTTTAACTTTATCCAGAGAACAATGGATAGCCTTCTAGAACATTCTAGCCCTGGTGGTCCTTCTGTTATCCGTTCCCACACATCCCATACTTTTACTTAGTAGCATTTATCCCAGGTGGAATTAAGTGCAATTGGCTTTTGTGTGGCAGTGGCTCCCCATGGGGCTGGAGTGGACGCTGACAGCTCACTTAGGAGGCTGTCGCCGTGACCCAGGTGACAGACCAGGGGGCAGTAGAGATGGAGCTGAGTGGACAACTTGGACATGTGTTTAGGAGGAGGAGATTTGGCGCTGGGCTGGCTGTGGAGAGAGTGGCAGGGAAGTGTTGAAGTTTCCGAGAAAAGGAGCTAGTTTGAAAGGGCTGATGATGAGTTCACTTGTGAAAATTCCAGTGGAGACGACTGAGACCTTGGAGTGGAAATGTGGAGCGGGCAGGCGCCAGTGGGTCTGGCACGCAGGAGGGGTGTGGCGGAGACACAGGCCTCTGCACGCGGCCGTTGTTTGCAGCTGTGGGCATGGATGACATGTTCACTAAGAAGGGAGGAGGACAGGGGACTGTGCCTCAGGATGCTCCAGGACGCAAAGGTCAGGCGGAGGGACACAGccacaggcagagggaaggagaggaatgtGCTCAGGCCACGTGGTCATTTTCAGAGAGACGTGCGTTAACTAGTCTCGTCTCTGCCTTGCTTTATCTTTCAGCGAGGCGGCCACTTCCTTGTGCCTGGTTTCCCTCTCAGTGCTTACATTTAATGCTCTTTGCCTCTCATGAGAGGTGAGTGTTGGTGACTTTGTCATGGAAAACAAGTTCAAGGGCCCTCAGAAGGACCCCTGGGCTTCAAAGTCCAGAGGGTGCTCGTGCACAGAATACAAGGAATGGGCCTCCCAGAGTCGCACGGCGGGGCCCGTGCCCTTCTCGAGAGGTCGCCTCCGAGGAGCCACCACAGCTCATGGTCAGGATGCCTGGTCATTGGTTCTCTCCTGGGATCCCCAGGGGCGGTAGGAGAATGGGGAGGCCGGGAAACCATCACCTTTTGTTTTCTGACAACTGACGTGCTACGTGTAAAATGTCAAGGACTGCACAGActccattctctgtctctctcttttttccccccattccTTTCCTCCCTgtcctttgctttcttctcaaCCAATAAGATGACCAGAGCTGGAGGGAAGCTGCCACACTCTCTGCTGAGGGAGGCCCTGGGAAAAATATTCTGtactttctttttccccctatttCAGAGGTCCAGTCTGGCGTGCCCAGAGGCAGGCTAAGTGATCTTTGGGAATTCCTTCTGGGTCCCTTCTTTACTATGCTGTTCGAAGGACAGCCTGATGATTCCTCAACTGGCCTTCTCTTTAGGAAAGGGCATCAGTGTTCTGCAAGAGGAGATGAAGCTCTGCGGCTGGTTCAAACACCTGCCAGCGTCCGTGGTAGAGTTCCAGCCGGCGCTCCGCACCCTCGCACACCCCATCAGCCAGGAGTACCTGCGGGACACGCTGCAGAAGTGGATCCATGTGTAGGTGGCCAGGCCTTCCCGAGGCTGGGGACCCGTCCACGCACCAGTATGGCCGTGCAAGGGCCAGTGAGGGATGAGGGGGAGCGTGGTGTTCCAGATGAGGCTCAGCCTGCTTCCCACGGGGTCGTGCAGGCCACTCACTCAGACACCTGTCACTGCCTTCGTGGCGGGTTAGCCCCTGCTCTGGGAGAACCAGGGAGGAATTTGTCTGTCAAAATATTATGTAAAGGATTCTAAATTCTCTCTGTGTAAGACTTCTGCCACTCCTCAACTTTTCTTATGGCATTGGTTTTTGAAGCCGTTCTCTGGGGCTCTGGACTTCCTTCTAGATGTCTCAGGGAAGCAAGGCTGGGCCTGGGGAAAGGGCTACAGGCCCCACCTGCCAATCCAGCTGGAAATGCtgtgtttatatatgtttataaatgctctcagataaatatatttatatcttggGACCCAGGTAAGAGGTTTTCAAATGGAGTGCTGCTGCTTTTCTTAATAAAGGTGTGAAAAAACCACGCATCTCATGGGGCGCAGGGAGATCGATTTTGTTGCAGGTGTAATGAAGACATTAAAAACGGGATCACCAATCTGCTTAAGTACGTGAAGAGCATGAAGGCTCTCGCAGGCATCCGGGACGCCATGTGGGAGCTTCTTAACATGGAGTCCACCGCCCACAGCTGGACCGTGGTGTGCCGGCGGCTCCTGGAGAAGCCCCTCCTGTTCTGGGAGGACCTGATGCAGCGGCTCTTCCTTGACCGATTGCAGGTGAGCTGGGAGTCACACAGTCCAGCTCTCGTGGCCAGTCCTCGTGTGCTCTTTGACTGTCTGGGGAGACTCCTGTCATCTCCTAAGTGTGTTCTTTCCCTGCTGACTTCCTCCCGGGGTGGCTCTTCTGGATGAACGAATCATAGCAGTGAACAGAGATGCAGACTCTAGTGCTGAAAAGGAGACCAGGCCTCTGTCCGTTGGTCAGGAACGTGTGCGTGTCCACCAGCGATGACTTTGTTCTCTGCCAACACCGTGTCGTCTTTCTGAGCGTGGTGGAGGACATTCGGAATGCTAGGATAGACTGCCACTTGGTGCTCTTGTTTCGAGATGTCCTGAAAGGCATTGTGACGGGAGctgttttcttattctcttttagACTCTGACGAAAGAAGGCTTCGACTCCATCTCCGCTAGTTCCAGAGAGCTCCTCGTTTCAGCTCTGCAGGAACTGGAAAGCAGCACCAGCAACGCCACCCCAAATAAGCACATCCACTTTGAGCATAACATGGCTCTCTTCCTCTGGTCCGAGAGTCCCAGTGACCTGCCTCCTGATGCCGCCTGGGTCAACGTGGCAAACCGGGGTCAGCTGGCTGGTAGTGGGCTCTCCATGAAAGCTCAGGCTGTGAGCCCGTGTGTCCAGAACTTCTGTTCTGCCCTTGATTCTAAACTGAAGGTTAAATTGGAGGACCTCATGGCTTACCTTCCCTCTGGTGACTCGTCACTTTCTAAGGATGTCTCCCCCTCGCAAGCGAGGAGCTGTGCCTTTGACAGGTACGCGGATGCTGGGACCGTGCAGGACATGCTGCAGACCCACTCGGTGGCGTGCATCCAGCACATCACGGACTGCATCCGGGTGGAGCTGCAGAGCATTGAAGACATTGTGCAAGGGCAGCAGGACGTCCTCAGTGGTGTCAAGCTGCACGCAGTCCTGTTCATGGCCAGACTCTGCCAGTCCCTGGGAGAACTGTGTCCCCATCTGAAGGAGTGCATCTTGGGAAAATCGGGGAGCTCCGAGAAACCTGCAAGGGATTCTAGGGCTCTGAAAAAACAGGGAAAGGGGAAAACTCAGGAAATAATTCCTACACAGGCCAAGTGGCAGGAAGTAAAGGAACTCCTCCTCCAGCAGAGTGTGGTGGGCTACCGGATCTGGAGCTCAGCGGTTGTGAAGGTGAGGGGCGTGGAAACGTTTTCTTTCCCTGCTCACCAGGGAGTGCCGGCTTTGTCTCCCTTTTATCATATTCCAAGCTGGCCAACCTCAATAAAGTCTTCTAATAGTAagggaataaaaattatttcatacagTTATTCTGACTTATCTCTGCCAGAGAGCTCAAATGTAAAaacttttccattcatttttagCCTGGATTTTATAGACAgaaaacctgatttttttttttccttccatctgaTGAGAATGAAAGACCTTCTCCCTGGACAAGGGTCTATATTTCCTGCCCGTCAACCTCAATATCATATTCTTTCTAATCTCCACTAGTGTCTTAACAGATAgtccctgcctttttttttgggggggggtggtgaggaagattggctctgagctaacatctgttgccagtcttcctctttttgcttgaggaagattgttgctgagctaacatctgtgccggtcttcctctattttgtacatagagaatgccgccatagcatgacttgatgagtggtgtgtaggtctgcgcccaggatccaaacatgcaaactctgggctgctgaagtggagcacatgaatttaaccactacgccaccggctggccccaaGAGATAGCCCCTGAGATATGTAGAGTTAGCAAAAAAATTCCTATTGCTGATATCAGTAATTAGCCCAAAGAAGAGTGATGCTTACCATGCACCATCCCACACACGCTCTAGGCAGCAGAAGCTGGTCTCAGGACTACTCTAGGAGTTTGAAATAAACTCTACACAAGGGATCTGAGTGGCCTCTCTGGATATTTGCCTTTTGTTACCAGGTTTTGGCTCATGGATTTGCCCAGTCATTACTTTTAGATGATGCTGGCTCAGTGCTGGCTACGGCCACCAGCTGGGATGAACTAGAAATTCAGGAGGAAGCAGAGTCTGGCAACAGCATCACATCCAAGATCCGACTCCCTGTCCAGGTAGGCAAGTGCCACCGTTAGCGAGCCCGTGGCTGAAATGGGCACCTGCTCTGTAGGaaggaaaaagactaaaaaatgcCGCAGCATGCAGCTTCTGAGGAAGAGCTGCAGGTAATATGTGTAACTCTCTTGTGGGGGCAAAGTGGATGTAGGGCCAAGTAAATGACTGACTGTTCGAGAAGTCAGTCAATGATTCTTTCCTGTTGTACCACGGGCTCTGTGCTGATGAGAGAACCACTTACCCCAAAGGGAAAACAGCAACAGCAGTAAGACACAGTGCCACCTGCCAGGTCAGGCCAAGGCCACCGAGGGAAGGACAGCAAATGTCACTTGTCTGTAACTGTGTGCTGTAACAGGGGCTGACTGGAGAGGTCAGGGTCCGGTGTGTTTTCCTGATAAGGATAAATGGACCCACTCTCACCACGTCTCATTCAATGGCGTAAGTTGGCGACTTGACATTCCTTTGTTTTTCCAGCCATCCTGGTACGTACAGTCCTTCCTGTTTAGCTTATGCCAGGAAATTAATCGGGTTGGAGGCCATGCCTTGCCAAAGGTGACACTGCAGGAGATGCTGAAAAGCTGTATGCTTCAAATAGTAGCTGCCTAtgagaaacttccagaagaaaaacagatgaaGGTAGGcgtttgaatttttttccattaaaaacagaaataaaaaccttAACTTTTTCTTGGGTCTGGGCAGTTCACGTCAAGGATTCCAGGTGTTAAGGCTCACTCCGCCTGCCTGGCTAGTTAGTAGTGGCTTCCAGCTCTTCGCAAGGGTCAAGCGGGTCTTCATGAGAATGCAGTCCCGTCCAGGTGGAAAGGCTGAACGCTGGGGTTAGAGGCCTGGTTTCCAACTCCAGCACGGCCACACGCTCAGGGCAGGGCTGGCAGACCGCTGATCTGTGTCCTCAGGACCCCATGTGCTCACGTAGATAAACTGCTCAGGGGGCTGTGCGGAAGCTGGGGCAGTGGCAGAGCCCAGCGCGTGGACACGAGGGACTGTTACGGGAGGTCTGGCCCCCAGccctccactcctctcccctGCTGTGAGGCATTCTGCCCTTGATGTATATTCCATTTCatcaataactttttttttattttaattttttggtgaggaagattgtcgctgaactaacatctgtgccagtcttcctctattttgtatgtgggatgccgccacagcatggcttgatgagtggtgtgtactcGTTATtcatctgcacccgggatgcgaacctgcgaaccccgggccaccaaagtagagcctgcaaacttaaccactacaccaccgggctggcccccagtaaTATTTTTAAGACAGGCCCGACTCCTgattttggaaagaattcaggTAGGTCATCTCTCCTGAGCTACCTCAAAATGCCTCTTCATGccagaagtttttttctttaaaataaccatctatttggggctggccccatgcctagtggtcaagtttggcaCGTGCCGCTTTAGCGGccttggtttgggtcctgggcgtggacctacaccactcaggggcagccatgctatggtggtgacccacatacaaaatagaggaagattggcacagatgttagctcagggcgagacccaccccccaaaaaaaccccaaaaaacaaaaaccatctaCAGTACCTGAGGCCTTTCTTTTTTACGGGCAGGGTCTCTTCCCACCTGTTaggtttttagttttgtttaagaCCCAGTTTGTAACGtaacttatttttgttgttgttgt
Coding sequences:
- the COG1 gene encoding conserved oligomeric Golgi complex subunit 1 isoform X2 codes for the protein MAAAAASPALKRLDLRDPAALFETHGAEEIRGLERQVRAEIEHKKEELRQMVGERYRDLIEAADTIGQMRRCAEGLVDAVKATDQYCARLRQAGSAAPRPPRDPQPQQPSQEKFYSMAAQIKLLLEIPEKIWSSMEASQYLHATQLYLLCCHLHNLLQLDSSGSQCSPVLSRFPILIRQVAAASHFRSTILHESKMLLKCQAVSDQAVAEALCSVMLLEESSPRQALADFLLARKAAIQKLLSQPHHGAGIKSQICSLVELLATTLNQAHALFYTLPEGLLPDPSLPCGLLLSTLETITGQHPTGKGISVLQEEMKLCGWFKHLPASVVEFQPALRTLAHPISQEYLRDTLQKWIHVCNEDIKNGITNLLKYVKSMKALAGIRDAMWELLNMESTAHSWTVVCRRLLEKPLLFWEDLMQRLFLDRLQTLTKEGFDSISASSRELLVSALQELESSTSNATPNKHIHFEHNMALFLWSESPSDLPPDAAWVNVANRGQLAGSGLSMKAQAVSPCVQNFCSALDSKLKVKLEDLMAYLPSGDSSLSKDVSPSQARSCAFDRYADAGTVQDMLQTHSVACIQHITDCIRVELQSIEDIVQGQQDVLSGVKLHAVLFMARLCQSLGELCPHLKECILGKSGSSEKPARDSRALKKQGKGKTQEIIPTQAKWQEVKELLLQQSVVGYRIWSSAVVKVLAHGFAQSLLLDDAGSVLATATSWDELEIQEEAESGNSITSKIRLPVQPSWYVQSFLFSLCQEINRVGGHALPKVTLQEMLKSCMLQIVAAYEKLPEEKQMKKEGAFPMTQNRALQLLYDLRYLNIVLTAKGEEVKSGRSKQDSRFEKVADYLEGLIDPFDLDVFTPHLNSNLNRLVQRTSVLFGLVTGPENQFTPRSSTFNSQEPHNILPLASSQIRFGLLPLSMTSTRKTKSTSRSIENKAQAAIHKPAGVLLGISELCCVQCLRAQTACLPTAFSCRLLYC
- the COG1 gene encoding conserved oligomeric Golgi complex subunit 1 isoform X3 encodes the protein MAAAAASPALKRLDLRDPAALFETHGAEEIRGLERQVRAEIEHKKEELRQMVGERYRDLIEAADTIGQMRRCAEGLVDAVKATDQYCARLRQAGSAAPRPPRDPQPQQPSQEKFYSMAAQIKLLLEIPEKIWSSMEASQYLHATQLYLLCCHLHNLLQLDSSGSQCSPVLSRFPILIRQVAAASHFRSTILHESKMLLKCQAVSDQAVAEALCSVMLLEESSPRQALADFLLARKAAIQKLLSQPHHGAGIKSQICSLVELLATTLNQAHALFYTLPEGLLPDPSLPCGLLLSTLETITGQHPTGKGISVLQEEMKLCGWFKHLPASVVEFQPALRTLAHPISQEYLRDTLQKWIHVCNEDIKNGITNLLKYVKSMKALAGIRDAMWELLNMESTAHSWTVVCRRLLEKPLLFWEDLMQRLFLDRLQTLTKEGFDSISASSRELLVSALQELESSTSNATPNKHIHFEHNMALFLWSESPSDLPPDAAWVNVANRGQLAGSGLSMKAQAVSPCVQNFCSALDSKLKVKLEDLMAYLPSGDSSLSKDVSPSQARSCAFDRYADAGTVQDMLQTHSVACIQHITDCIRVELQSIEDIVQGQQDVLSGVKLHAVLFMARLCQSLGELCPHLKECILGKSGSSEKPARDSRALKKQGKGKTQEIIPTQAKWQEVKELLLQQSVVGYRIWSSAVVKVLAHGFAQSLLLDDAGSVLATATSWDELEIQEEAESGNSITSKIRLPVQPSWYVQSFLFSLCQEINRVGGHALPKVTLQEMLKSCMLQIVAAYEKLPEEKQMKKEGAFPMTQNRALQLLYDLRYLNIVLTAKGEEVKSGRSKQDSRFEKVADYLEGLIDPFDLDVFTPHLNSNLNRLVQRTSVLFGLVTGPENQFTPRSSTFNSQEPHNILPLASSQIRFGLLPLSMTSTRKTKSTSRSIENKAQAAIHKPAGVLLGGPPGTLPSR
- the COG1 gene encoding conserved oligomeric Golgi complex subunit 1 isoform X5; protein product: MAAAAASPALKRLDLRDPAALFETHGAEEIRGLERQVRAEIEHKKEELRQMVGERYRDLIEAADTIGQMRRCAEGLVDAVKATDQYCARLRQAGSAAPRPPRDPQPQQPSQEKFYSMAAQIKLLLEIPEKIWSSMEASQYLHATQLYLLCCHLHNLLQLDSSGSQCSPVLSRFPILIRQVAAASHFRSTILHESKMLLKCQAVSDQAVAEALCSVMLLEESSPRQALADFLLARKAAIQKLLSQPHHGAGIKSQICSLVELLATTLNQAHALFYTLPEGLLPDPSLPCGLLLSTLETITGQHPTGKGISVLQEEMKLCGWFKHLPASVVEFQPALRTLAHPISQEYLRDTLQKWIHVCNEDIKNGITNLLKYVKSMKALAGIRDAMWELLNMESTAHSWTVVCRRLLEKPLLFWEDLMQRLFLDRLQTLTKEGFDSISASSRELLVSALQELESSTSNATPNKHIHFEHNMALFLWSESPSDLPPDAAWVNVANRGQLAGSGLSMKAQAVSPCVQNFCSALDSKLKVKLEDLMAYLPSGDSSLSKDVSPSQARSCAFDRYADAGTVQDMLQTHSVACIQHITDCIRVELQSIEDIVQGQQDVLSGVKLHAVLFMARLCQSLGELCPHLKECILGKSGSSEKPARDSRALKKQGKGKTQEIIPTQAKWQEVKELLLQQSVVGYRIWSSAVVKVLAHGFAQSLLLDDAGSVLATATSWDELEIQEEAESGNSITSKIRLPVQPSWYVQSFLFSLCQEINRVGGHALPKVTLQEMLKSCMLQIVAAYEKLPEEKQMKKEGAFPMTQNRALQLLYDLRYLNIVLTAKGEEVKSGRSKQDSRFEKVADYLEGLIDPFDLDVFTPHLNSNLNRLVQRTSVLFGLVTGPENQFTPRSSTFNSQEPHNILPLASSQIRFGLLPLSMTSTRKTKSTSRSIENKAQ